GTGGTGCCGATCGTGCGCGAAGGCGCGCGGATCGATCAGCCGCACCTCGATCCGACCGGCGGCCACCGCCTTGCCCAAGAGGGCGCTCTCGAGCCATGAGCGAAAGAGCTCCGGAAAGAGCGTGACGACGGAGAAGCGCATCAGCGTCGGCGCGAGCCGCCGCGCCAGGGCCGCCCCTCCGCGGGATCCTGCGCCGGCTGGACGGGCCACTGCTCGCCGTCGATCAGCTCGATCGTCTTGGCCTCGAGGTCGATCGCCCCGACCGTGCCCTCCGCGTAGGGGACCATTCGTTCGTCCGCTCCCTGGCGCACCACCAGCACGGCGGCCGCCCCGGCCTCGAAGACCTCGACGACCTCGCCGTAGGCTGCGCTCCCCTCGTGAACGCGGCAGCCGACGAGGTCGACGAAGAGCACCTCCCCGGGCGCCAGCGCCAGCGCCCTGCGCGCGACCCAGACGGCCGCCCCACGCAGGGTCTCGGCCTGATCGCGTCCGGTCACCCCATCGATGGCGAGGATCCTGCTGCTGGCCCCGGCCTGGCCGACCACGCGCAGGCCCGATCGCCACGCCCCGTCGGCGAGGCGCAGCCCCAGCTCGCCGGGGCGCGCGCGCTCGAACGCGGTCGAGCAGGGGTCATGGAGCTGAACCGTGACGGCGCCGCGCAGCCCGTGCGGTCGACCGACGCGACCGACCTCGATCGCGTCGCGGGGGGCGTCGCTGGGGCCGAAGCTGGACATCCGAGCTAACCTCGGCGCCGACGCGCGGACGCGCGCCAGGCGAGCTACTCGATGATCTCGAGCACCGCGCGCTTGCGCACCTTGGCCGAGGCCGCCGTGAGGATGGTGCGCATCGCGCGCGCCGTGCGCCCCTGCTTGCCGATCACCTTGCCGAGATCGTCCTCGGCGACCTTGAGCTCGAGCACCGAGCTCTGATCGCCGTCGAGCTCTCTGACTTCCACCTCTTCAGGTTGGTCGACCAGAGCCTTGGCCATGAAGGCCACCAGCTCTCGCATCGACCCGCTGTTGCCGCTCATGCTGAACCTCCAAGTCTCTGCTGGATGGCAGCTCCATGCCGCGCGCGCGAACTCCCCACGGGCGAGACCGCCCGCGGGGAGCTCGCACTGAGGGCCTCCGAGCGAGCAGGGCCGATCCGCGCAGCGCCAAGCGCTGCGGGCCAGCGCCTCAGGCCGCGGGCTGGGCCCGACGCCAGGTCGAGATCAGGCGCTTGACCGTCTCGGTCGGCTGAGCGCCGACACCGAGCCAGTGCTGCACGCGCATGTCGTCCAGGCGGATGGCCACCGGCTCTTGACCGGGGTCGTAGAAACCCACGCGCTCGATGAAGCGACCGTCGCGCGGGCTGCGCGAATCGGTGGCCACGACGTGGTAGACCGGGTGCTTCTTGGCACCCGCACGCGTCAAACGAAGCTTGACCATGATCAGATCCCCCCTCGGTCCTCGCCCAGGTCGTTGCCTCGGGGAGACCGTCGCCGTGGACCGAGCCACTGGCAGCCGTCGGGCATGTTCCCGCTGGAGGGCTACTAACGGAGGCTGGACGCAAAGTCAAGCGCGGGCGGATCGCGCGCGGGCCGGCGCGGCAGGGCGCTGCGGCGCGTTTATGCGTTGACCACCACCCCCGCACCGTGTTTCGGTCGGCCTCGAGGGCGGCGCGCCTCCCGGGAGGCCCAGAGCGCCACCGGAGCCACCGGAGCCACCGGAGCCTGACGAGCGTAGCACCGATCGAGTAACACCGACCGACCCCCAGGTTCGTCGAGCCAGGTCGGTCGAGCGCTGGAGCGGAAGATGCCCAGACCTGGCGGTTGGCGTAGCGGTTGGCGTAGCGGTTGGCGTAGCGGTTGGCGTAGCGGTTGGCGTAGCGAGTGGCGTAGCGGTTGGCGTAGCGAGTGGCGTCTGGCAGTGATTGCGGGGGCGCTGATCGCGGCAGCCCCTGGCGGCGCCCGGGCAACCGCGCTCAGCGCTTTTGCGCCCCGGGCCGCTGACGCGCGCGATCAGCGCGGCGCGCAGCCGAGCGTCCGGGCGCCCGAGCAACCAAGGACCCAAGGCAGACTGAGGACCTCCCTGAGGCGGCTGAGGCGGATCGGTGGCCTCCTCGGCGCCGGCTACCTGGCGGCTTCCCTCCTCGCCGGCGGCCCCGTCGTGCCCGTGGCCGATCGCGCGTGGATCCATCCGGAGCCCGACGGGAAGGTGAGCATCCGCAAGACGGTCTCTGACGAGGTGCTCGCCACGATGGGGCTGCGCGGATTCGCGAGCAATCGCCACGGCGGCGACCTGTCGCAGGCAACTGCCTTCAGAATCGAGACGCTGGGCGGGGGCAGTGGTTTCGCCTCGCTGGCCGTCAGCGACCACGTCGGCGACGCGCAGGGTCCGTGGAGCAGCGCCGGGTCGGCGAGCCGGGCCTCCGGCGCCCGCGAGAGTCGGGCCGTGTCGCTCCTGAATACCCCCTTCGGCGTCACGATCGTGACCCATGATCGGATTACCGAGACGCCGAATCCGGCGGGCAGTGGTCCGCCAGAGGTCTCCGAGGTCATGAGCCTCGGTGCCAGCCTGGGCGCTCTGCGGGTGAAGGCCTTGCACGCTTGGGTGCTCGGAGAGACGCGGGTCATTCCGAACCAAAGCGAGGGCGGTGGCTGGACGCTTGGCTGGGCAACGCTCGATCTGCCGCAGCTCCTCGCCACCGCTGGCGAGCGGCTGGCTCGCTACTTCGGACCGCCACCGCCGACGCAGCTCGCGGCGACACCCGCCGCGGCGCCGCGCCTCTAGCCCCGCGCGCCTCTAGCCCCGCGCGCCTCTAGCCCCGCGCACCTCTAGCCCCGCGCCTCGTAGAGCGCCAGGCGCTCGGCGAGCTGGCGCGCCTTGATCACGCCCGCATAGACCAGGAGCTGGCCGGGCAGGTCGGCGTCGAGCGCCTGCTCGCTGACGCGCAGACGCTTGCTGACGGCAAAGAGCATCGGCTGCGTGAGGCCAGCGCGAACCAGGTCGATGCGGCGCCAAACGGCCTCGCGGCTCCAGTAGCCGAGCACCTCGAGCAAGACGCGCCGGCCGCTCGGCTGGTGGGTGAAGACGAGGTCGGGCACGCAGAGGCCCACGCCCGGCAGCTCGACCACCTCCTGCGCGAGCGCGGCCTGCCACGGGCTCTCGAGCCGCGCGAAGTCCGTCAGCAGGCGCGCCACCTCGTCGGGCGGCGGCGGCGGCGCGGCCGGGCGCTCGGGCGAGGCCTCGCTCTCGAGCTCGAAGCGCAAGGGCGGTCGATCCTTATCCCAGCGCACGTCGGCGGCGAGCCGCCACTGACCAGCGCCGCGCAAGGCCCGCAGCAGCAGCGCGAGCTGCAACCCGTAGCGCGTCACCTCCTGAAAGAGGCTGAAGGGCCCATCGACCTCGAGGCGGTAGCGTCCGTCGTCGAGGCGCTCGAGCCGATAGAGCAGCCGGAGGAACTTCAGCCGGCCGAAGATCGCGCGGTAGGCGGCGGCGTCCGGGCAACGCAGCTCGACCGTGACCCGCAGCGCGCGCAGCAGCACGGCCTGCTGCTGCCCCAGCTCGTAGCTCTCGACGAGGGCCGCGGCGTCGAGCGCGGCGAAGGCGACGAGGCGATGCTGGTCGTTGCGGTCGGCGTAGAGCGCCTGCTCGACCTGCTCCGCCCTCAGCCCCAGCGCCCCGGCCGCGGCGCGGAGGACGGTCTCGCGATCAAAGGGCTGCTGCTCGCTCGAGGCGCGCCGGGCCGCCGCCGCGTGGGCGAAGATCGCCCGCCGCAGCTCGGGCGGATCGAGGACCGCGTGCTGCTCGAAGGTGCAGCGATCCTCGAGCAGCTTGCGCAGGCCCTTGAGCAGCTTGTAGTCGGTCGGTTCGCCGGGGACCTCGTCGCAGGCGGCCGTGAAGGCGCCGCGGGTGCCGCCGACATGCGCGCGGGCGAGCGCGACGAAGCGCTCTGCCGCGACCAACAGACGCTCGCGCTCGAGCGGGCGCAGCGGCGGCACGCTGAGGCGTCCGGCGCGCCGCCGCACGCGCACGAGATCACTGGTAAGCAACGTGCTCCCTCCGGCGGCTGCTCGTCAGCACCTCAGAGGTGCCGCTGGCCACCAGCTCATAGAGCACGGCGCGCTTGTCGCCGGTCTGGCGCAGGATGCGACCGAGGCGCTGGACGTGCTCGCGCACCGAGCCGCTGCCCGAGATCACGATCGCGACGTTCGCCGCCGGAATATCGACGCCCTCGTTGAGCACCTTCGAGGTCGCCAGCGCGTTGGTCGTGCCGGCGGCGAAGGCGGCGAGGATCGCGCTGCGCTCGGTGACCTTGGTCTGGTGCGTGATCACCGGCACGAGGAAGCGCCGCGAGAGCTCGTAGGCCGCGTCGTTGCGCTCGGTGAAGAGCAGCACGCGATCGCCACGATGGCGCTGCAGCAGGTGCTCGACATAGGCCAGCTTGGAAGGCGCCGCGAAGGCCAGCGTGCGCTGCCGCTGATAGGCGAGCATCGCCTGCCGCCCCTCGGCAGTGCGCGACGATCGCATCACGAACTGCGCCCAACCCTCGGGCGAGCTCATCCGCAGACCGGCCGCCGCCACGAACGCCCGATAGACCCGCCGCGCCTCGCTGTAGGCCGTGCGCTCCTCGGGCGTCAGCTCGACGCGTAGCTGCTCGACGCGGTAGTCGGCGAGATAGACGCCGGCCAGGTCGACCACGTCGCGCCGGTAGACCTGGGGGCCGACCAGCTCGCCGAGCAGCGCGTGGCGGCCGTCGGCGCGTTCTGGCGTCGCCGAGAGCCCGAGCCGGTAGGGGGCGAGCAGCGCGCGCGCCGCCAGCGCGTAGCCCTCGCTGGGCAGATGATGGCATTCGTCGAAGACGACCAGGCCGAAGCGCGCCCCGAGGTGCTCGGCGTGCAGCCGCGCCGAGTCGTAGGTCGAGACGGTCAGCGGCTTGAGCAGGAACTCCCCGCCGCCGATCACCCCGACGTCGCAGCGAAAGCGCGTGCGCAGCAGGTCGTACCACTGCGCGACTAGGTCGAGGGTCGGGGCGATCACCAGCGCGTCCCGCCGCATCGCGTCGATCGCCAAGAGCGCCACGTCGCTCTTGCCCGCGCCCGTCGGCAGCGCGACGACCCCGCGCCCCTGGGCCGCGCGCCAGGCCGTCAGCGCTTCGCTCTGAAAGGGCCGCGGCGCGCGCCGCACCTGCAGCCCCTCGTCCAGCACGCCATAGCGCCTCGCCGCGTCGTTGAAGGGCTGCCCCGCCTGACGCAAGGCCAGCACGAGCTCGGCGTAGGCCAGCGCCGGCGCGCGAAAGGAGCGGGTCCGCGGATCCCAGCGGCAGGCTGGCGGTAGCTGCGCGCCTGAGCCCCTCGCCCAGCCGCGCAGCTCGAGCGTCCCCCCTACGAAACGCAGCTCGAGCTCGCCGGCGGTCGTCATCGCCGGCCGAGGGTAGTCGACGAAGGGCTCGGCGCGGAAGCCCGGGCGCGCGGGCACGTTGACGTGGGCCGGCGCTCTCGGGCACGCTCGGGGGCAGCGATGGACCTCTTTCAGCATCAGGCGCAGCGGGAACAGCGCGGCGCGCCGCTGGCAGCGCGGATGCGGCCGGCGCGGCTGGAGGAGTTCTTTGGCCAGGAGCATCTGCTCGGGCCCGGGCGCCTGCTGCAGCGGGTGGTCGCCGAGGAGCACCTGCCCTCGCTGGTGCTCTGGGGGCCGCCCGGCAGCGGCAAGACGACCCTGGCCCGCCTGCTGGCGGAGCAGAGCGGCGCCCGCTTCGTCGCACTCTCGGCGGTCGGCGCCGGCGTCAAGGAGCTGCGCGCCACGGTCGACGAGGCCGCCGAGCAGCGCGATGTCTATCGGCGGCGGACGGTCCTCTTCATCGACGAGCTTCACCGCTTCAACAAGGCCCAGCAGGACGCGCTGCTGCCGCACGTCGAGGCCGGCACCGTCGTGCTGATCGGCGCGACGACCGAGAACCCCTCCTTCGAGGTCAATGCCGCCCTGCTCTCGCGCGTGCGCGTGCTGCGGCTCGAGGCGCTGGCGGCCCCGCACCTGGTGACGATTCTGCGCCGCGCGCTGGCGAGCGACGCCGAGCTGCGCACGCTCCAGCCGCGCTGCGACGAGAGCGTGCTGGAGGCTATCGCCCAGACCGCCGACGGCGATGCGCGCCGCGCGCTGACGACGCTCGAGATCGCCGCCAATCTCGCCGGTCCGGGCGGCGAGCTCACGCTCGAGCTGGCCGAGCTGGCGCTGCAGCGCAAGACGCTGCTGCACGACAAGCAGGGCGATCAGCACTACGCCGTCGTCAGCGCCTTCATCAAGAGCCTGCGTGGCTCGGACCCCGACGCCGCCGTCTACTGGATGGCGCGGATGCTCGAGGCCGGCGAGGATCCCGTCTTCGTCGTGCGCCGGATGGTGATCTTCGCCGCCGAGGACGTCGGCAACGCCGACCCGCAGGCGCTGGGGCTGACAATCGCCTGCCTCGACGCCGTGCGACTGGTCGGCCTGCCCGAGGCCCTGCTGCCGCTGACGCAGGCCTGCACCTACCTGGCGACCGCGCCGAAGAGCAACAGCGCGCTGACGACCTACGACCGCGCGCGTGAGGCCGTGCACGAGCACGGCCCGCTGCCGGTGCCGCTGCACCTGCGCAACGCGCCGACGGCGCTGGCGCGCGCCGCCGGCCACGGGCGCGACTACCGCTATCCCCACGACTACCCCGGGCATCACGTCGCCCAGCAGTATCTGCCGGATGCCCTGATCGGCCAGCGCTTCTACCAGCCGAGCGGCAATGGTCGGGAGGCCGCCGTGGCCGAGCGGCTGGCGCGGCTGAAGGCCGCCGGCGAGAGCGCCGAGGCTCCGCAAGAGGGCCCCGACGAGCCCAGCGCGTAGCACCTAGCGCCCGGCTTTCGGTCGATCGACCGACCGCGTCAGGCGCCACCAGCGGCCAGGGGCGCGGCGGGGGGCGGCGGGCGCGGGGCGCGCGGGCGAAACCTACGTCACATTTCAGCAGGCCGGGGCGCCGCCGCCTTCCGGCACGGCGCGTGCATTGCGCCGAGGGCGCGGCGTTCGCCCTCGCGAGGGCCGTCGAGCCAAACGCCAGCTACCCTCGGACCCGAACCAGGTTCCGTTGAAGCCCGCTGGCAGCGGAGCGTAGACCGTGCTCAAGCCCCACTCCTGGTCCCGCCTTCTTCCCTTGCCGGCGCTGCTGGCGTCGCTCGCCCTGCTCTTCGCCCTACCAGCGAGCGCGGCGCCGCCTCAGCAGGCGCCGTGGGTAGCCCTGAGGCGAGAGCTCCGAGGGCCCGGCAGGCGAGGCGCCGCTCGGGTGGTGCGAACGCTCACGGCCTTGGGCCTGACCAAGACCCAGGCCCTGCGCTTCTTCATCAGCGCGGGTGGCACGCGGCGCGACGCGGTGCTGGGCCTTCACGGCAACGAGGAGCGCGTCGGCAGCCTCAGAGAGGCGCAGCGGCTGGTGACCCAGCAGGGCGGTGAGCGCCGCGCCTTCTACGTCGATATCGAGGTCCACAACCTGGGCGGCCTCAACGCCGCGGCCGGCTCTGGCGCGGCAGCGAACAAACACCTCGCGGCCTATGCTCGCCTGGCGGGCCATGCACTGGATGGCCTCGAGGCCCAGGTGCTGCTCTTCCGCCAGGGCGGCCCGCGCTTCAGCGCGCTGGTCTATGCTGACGCCTCGGTTGATCAGTCCGCGATCGAGCGGGCGATGCGCGGGGCGCAGGCGGACATCGACGTCTACGCGCGGTCCGAGGGCATCGCCCAGGCGCGGCACCCCAAGGAGCCAGCGAACGCGGCGGCGGGCGGCGCGGGCCTCCACTTCGGCGTCGCCGAGATCAGGCGCGGCAGCAAGCCCCGGGTGGGGCTCGTGATCAAGGCGGCGGAAGCGGCGCGGGCGCAGAACGCGCAGGCACAGGGCGAGCAGCGGCGCCGCGCCGCCGAGGGCGACGCCCCGGTAGCCGATGAGAAGACGCTGACGCGGATTTTCGCGGCGATCGAGGCACCGTCGCTGGCGCTGGGCGGAGGCATCGAGCGCAAGCGGCCCGATGAGGCCCTTTCGAAGAAGGTCAGCGCGCCTCCGACCTCCGTCACGGGCGTCTTCCCGGACCAGATCACGCTGCGCCGCGCCGCCGTCATGCCCTTGGGGGCGACGCGCCCTGAGGCGTCGGTGGGCCGGTGGTTGCGCGCGCTGCGCGCGGCCTTCCGCGCCTCCGGTGGCGAAAACCGCGACCCTGTCACGCGGCTGGAACGCGGCGAGAACCGCGTGCCCACCGTGCGGCGATTGCTGGAGTACCTCAGAGCCCATTCGAAGCAGAGCGCCTTCTACGTCGTCGTGGACATCGCCAACGTGGCTGGGCTCAACCAGGCACACTCGAAGGCGAAGGTGAACCGCGAAGTCTTTCGCCGCTTCGCCGAGCTGATTCAGGGGAAGCTGCGGGGCATCGAGGGCGTCAGGCGGCTCAGCGTCGCTGGTTTCCGCCACGGCGGCGACGAGCTCAGCTTCGTCCTCGTCGGTGAGGGCCTGGGGGCCGCGAAGGTCGAGCAGGCCATGGGCCAGGCGAAGCGCGAGGTTCGTGTGTCCGCGGCGGCGTCGGGATTCATGGAGACGCCAGCGCTCAGGCAGGGACGGCCACCGGGCACCGATATCTACTGGGCGATGGCGGCCATCAACGCGGACTCCCGGCCAGAGTGGCTCTTCGAGGCCGCGGATCGCGCCATCGAGCGGCTCAAGGTCGCGCCGGCGCCGGCTGGCGGCTAGTCGAGCGGGGCCGTCCTGGGCTAGACTGCGGCACGAGGGAGAGCGCGCATGACCAGCCCGATCAAGATCACAGCGACCCAGGCGACGGCGGATAAGAAGCTGCTCAACCATGAGTGGATCGAGCTGAAGAACGAGGGCGCGGCCCCCTTCAACGTCGAGGGTTGCATGGTGACCACCGCGCTCGGCGGGGGCCGGCAACGCGATGTGACGACGCTCAAGGCCGGGATCGTCGTCCAGCCCGGCGAACGCCTGCGGCTGATTACGGGCAGCGCCGGCAAGCAGGCGCATGGCGAGGCGCCCAGCGTCGAGGGCGTACGCAACGTGCACCTCTTTCTCAAGGCGCCCTACCTCGAGCGCACGGGCCTGACGCTGCGCCTGGTCAACCACGCCCACCAGGAGCTCTGCCGCGCGGTCCACGCGCCAGATTGATCGGGGCCAGACGTTTGATCGGGGCCAGACGTTTGATCGGGGCCAGACGTTTGATCGGGGCCAGACGTTTAACGCGGCCAGACCCGAGGCGCCCGGCGAAATTGACGCCGATCCTTCGTACCCCGTAGTATTAGCCCATGCGCCCATCCCATGTCGCGTGTGTCGCGTGCGCGGGGGCGCTCGCCCTTGTGCTCCCCCTGCTCTTCACGCCCAGCGCCCAGGCTCAGCAATCGTGCTACACCGTCAGCGCCTGCCGGCGCGGAGGCAGCATTAGCACTTGCGTCGCCACCAGCCGCGGCGCCGCCAGCTGCTGGTATACGGTCTCCGGCGGCGGGACCTACCCCTGCGCCGCGGGCTGCGACTGCACCGCCGCGGCCGAGGCGGTCGTGCGCTGGTGCGTCGGTTCCGGCGGCGGCACGACCTGCAGCAACAAGTGCGGCAGCCACTGCTGCAGCGCCTCGCAGCAATGCTGCAACGGGAGCTGCGCGCCGAGCGGCGTGACCTGCTGCGGCACGGGCTACTGCGAGAGCGGCAAGAGCTGCTGCAACGACACCTGCATCCCCGCGGCGGCGAGCTGCTGCGGCACGGGGTCCTGCGCCGAGGGCAGCACCTGTAGCGAGGGCAAGTGCTGCCCGGCCGAGCGGCCGATCAACGACCACGGCGCCTGCTGTCCCTCCGGGCTGCCGAATTGCGGTAGCTGCTCGGATCCGGCGCAGCCCAACGCCTGCGGCAACGGCGTCTGCTGCGGCGCCGACGAGCCCTACTGCTGCTGGGACGGGTCCTGCGCGATCTTCGCCGGCTCCTA
This genomic stretch from Pseudomonadota bacterium harbors:
- the rimM gene encoding 16S rRNA processing protein RimM; translation: MSSFGPSDAPRDAIEVGRVGRPHGLRGAVTVQLHDPCSTAFERARPGELGLRLADGAWRSGLRVVGQAGASSRILAIDGVTGRDQAETLRGAAVWVARRALALAPGEVLFVDLVGCRVHEGSAAYGEVVEVFEAGAAAVLVVRQGADERMVPYAEGTVGAIDLEAKTIELIDGEQWPVQPAQDPAEGRPWRGGSRRR
- a CDS encoding KH domain-containing protein — protein: MRELVAFMAKALVDQPEEVEVRELDGDQSSVLELKVAEDDLGKVIGKQGRTARAMRTILTAASAKVRKRAVLEIIE
- the rpsP gene encoding 30S ribosomal protein S16, with protein sequence MMVKLRLTRAGAKKHPVYHVVATDSRSPRDGRFIERVGFYDPGQEPVAIRLDDMRVQHWLGVGAQPTETVKRLISTWRRAQPAA
- a CDS encoding DUF790 family protein, producing MLTSDLVRVRRRAGRLSVPPLRPLERERLLVAAERFVALARAHVGGTRGAFTAACDEVPGEPTDYKLLKGLRKLLEDRCTFEQHAVLDPPELRRAIFAHAAAARRASSEQQPFDRETVLRAAAGALGLRAEQVEQALYADRNDQHRLVAFAALDAAALVESYELGQQQAVLLRALRVTVELRCPDAAAYRAIFGRLKFLRLLYRLERLDDGRYRLEVDGPFSLFQEVTRYGLQLALLLRALRGAGQWRLAADVRWDKDRPPLRFELESEASPERPAAPPPPPDEVARLLTDFARLESPWQAALAQEVVELPGVGLCVPDLVFTHQPSGRRVLLEVLGYWSREAVWRRIDLVRAGLTQPMLFAVSKRLRVSEQALDADLPGQLLVYAGVIKARQLAERLALYEARG
- a CDS encoding DEAD/DEAH box helicase family protein; the protein is MTTAGELELRFVGGTLELRGWARGSGAQLPPACRWDPRTRSFRAPALAYAELVLALRQAGQPFNDAARRYGVLDEGLQVRRAPRPFQSEALTAWRAAQGRGVVALPTGAGKSDVALLAIDAMRRDALVIAPTLDLVAQWYDLLRTRFRCDVGVIGGGEFLLKPLTVSTYDSARLHAEHLGARFGLVVFDECHHLPSEGYALAARALLAPYRLGLSATPERADGRHALLGELVGPQVYRRDVVDLAGVYLADYRVEQLRVELTPEERTAYSEARRVYRAFVAAAGLRMSSPEGWAQFVMRSSRTAEGRQAMLAYQRQRTLAFAAPSKLAYVEHLLQRHRGDRVLLFTERNDAAYELSRRFLVPVITHQTKVTERSAILAAFAAGTTNALATSKVLNEGVDIPAANVAIVISGSGSVREHVQRLGRILRQTGDKRAVLYELVASGTSEVLTSSRRREHVAYQ
- a CDS encoding replication-associated recombination protein A, translating into MDLFQHQAQREQRGAPLAARMRPARLEEFFGQEHLLGPGRLLQRVVAEEHLPSLVLWGPPGSGKTTLARLLAEQSGARFVALSAVGAGVKELRATVDEAAEQRDVYRRRTVLFIDELHRFNKAQQDALLPHVEAGTVVLIGATTENPSFEVNAALLSRVRVLRLEALAAPHLVTILRRALASDAELRTLQPRCDESVLEAIAQTADGDARRALTTLEIAANLAGPGGELTLELAELALQRKTLLHDKQGDQHYAVVSAFIKSLRGSDPDAAVYWMARMLEAGEDPVFVVRRMVIFAAEDVGNADPQALGLTIACLDAVRLVGLPEALLPLTQACTYLATAPKSNSALTTYDRAREAVHEHGPLPVPLHLRNAPTALARAAGHGRDYRYPHDYPGHHVAQQYLPDALIGQRFYQPSGNGREAAVAERLARLKAAGESAEAPQEGPDEPSA